The Sedimentibacter sp. zth1 DNA segment CAGGTAATGGAGAAGAGGCAATTTCAAAATTCAATGAATTTAATCCAGAAATAATTTTACTTGATGTAATGATGCCTTCTATTGACGGCTTTGAAGTTTGCAGAGAGATAAGAAAAACTTCAAACGTTCCTATTATTATGGTAACCGCACGAGGCGAGGATTTTGAAAGAATTATGGGACTTGATATCGGAGCAGACGATTATATTGTTAAGCCATTTTCTCCTGGAGAGGTAATGGCAAGAGTCCGTGCTATTCTTCGTCGAATTGCTAAATCAGATGATAAAACTTCTCAAGTTTTTAGTTTTGATAACCTTATAATAAATTTAGATGATTATTTTGTAACAGTTGCTAGCCAAAATGTTTCACTAACAAAAAAGGAAATAGAACTTTTATGGACACTTGCAAATAATCAAAACAAAGTCTTTTCAAGGGATAATCTTTTAAATAGCCTTTGGGGATATGATTATTTTGGTGACACAAGAACAGTGGATTCACATATTAAAAGGTTACGAGCTAAGATTAATAAATTTCAACATGATAATTGGGATATTACTACAATATGGGGTGTTGGATATAAATTTGAGGGTTTAAAAAATGAAAAATAGAATTGCATTTAAACTTACTTTATATTTTACATTAGCACTTTTAGTTTTTTTATTAATTTTTAGTGGTATTTTTATTTTCCTTTTTAAAAGAAATACTGTTGAATTAAATAAGATTGAACTTGAAAAAAGGGCAACAAAAATATCCGAAACCTTATCACCCATTATAGAAGGAAACACAATAAAAGTGCAAGGTAAAGGATACGGAGCTTATATTAAATTTTTAAATGATATAGCTATGGCTGATGTCTGGATTGTGGATGAAAATCTTAATATTATTACAAGTGGCAAAGGACTTCACTCACAATATTCATTTTCTGAGTTGCCGCTAAATGCTGAAAATATTGTTAAAGATGTATTTAAAGGGAAAACGGCTTTTAGCGAAAGTTTTAGCTCTATATTAGATACTTCTGTCCTAACAGTTGGAACACCAATAATATCAAGCAATGATATAGTAATTGGTGTTGTGTTACTTCATTCTCCTATCAATGGAATTAACCTTGTAATAGCAAAGGGTATTTTTATTTTGTCTTTAAGCGTTGGCATTGCTTTAATTATTGCTGTTTTACTTTCAATAACTTTTTCTGTAATCTTTACTAAACCTTTGAACAAGATGAATAATACTGCAATAAAACTGGCAGACGGCAATTATACTGTAAAAAATAATATTAAGCAAGGTGATGAAATCGGTACTCTTGCGAATAACATGGATATTCTTTCTGATAGGCTTTATTTATCTTCAAAGGAAAGTGAAAAATTAGAGCAATTAAGACGTGATTTTATTGCGAATATTTCACATGAATTAAGAACTCCAATTACAGTTATCCGTGGTTCTCTTGAAGCACTAAATGACGAAGTTGTAACTGAAGAAAATCAAGTAAAAGAATACTATAAGCAAATGTTAAATGAAAGTATAAACTTACAAAGGCTTATAGGAGATTTACTGGACTTATCAAGACTTCAAAATACAGAGTTTAAAATTGAAATGTTAGATGTAAATATTTACGATGTTATCAATGATATTATAAGAAGTGCAAAAAACATAGCTAAGTCAAAAAATATAGAATTATTGTTAGTAAACACCGCTACAAATTGTTCTATTTGTGGTGATTATGGAAGGCTTAGGCAAATGTTTATGACTTTACTTGACAATGCTATTAAATTTTCTCCACAAAATGGTCACATTAATATAACATTATCTAGAAATGAAAGCTTAAATATTTCAATTAAAGATGAAGGTATAGGAATAGAAAAACAAGATTTACCTTATTTATTTGAACGTTTTTATAAAACAAAAGCAATAGAAAACACAAATGGAACTGGGTTAGGTCTATCGATTGCAAAACAAATTGCGCTTAGACACAATGCGAAAATATGCGTAAATAGTTTAAAAAGCAAGGGAAGTGAGTTTATAGTGAAATTCCCTCTGACAATATTAACTATACACAAATAAAAAGCAAAATTCTATAAGAACGTTCCTACTTTATGAAAGGTTAGAATTATTAAATAGCAAAGCACAACAATCAATCAAACCATTTATCAATTATACAATTAATGATAAATGGTTTTGTTTTATTTGTTAAAAAAATCTTGACAAGAAGAATAAAAAGTGTAAAATATATTTAGCATACGAAATATTATTATACGAAAGTTAATTATACGAAATACTTTTATATAAAATTGATTTGAGAGAAGGTGAATAAACTTATGGAAGAAACATCTAAAGCATTAGAAATACTTAGAACTTTTAGAGAAGTAATGAAGACTCTAAAGAAAAATATAAAGTGTCAATATAAAGAAGTAAATCTAACTGGTGCTCAAGGGATGATGATGGGAATTTTGGCTCATAATGAAAAAATGAAGATTAGTGATTTAAGTGAGAAACTTAATTTATCTAACAGTACCGTTTCAGGAATAGTAGATAGACTTGAAAAGCAAGGATTAGTTGAAAGAGTAAGAAGCAAAGAAGATAGAAGAGTAGTATATGTTAATATTACACCAGAATTCAAAAAAATTGCTGAAGAAAAATTTAAAGAAGCAGAGAAAGAGATTGAAATAAAAATGAGTAGAGCCAGCGACGAAGAGTTGGATAGAATACTTCAAGGATTAAATAGTCTAAAAAAAATACTAGACTAGCTAATATAAAATATGTAACTAACAAGAATAATTTAGTATTTGATAAGGAGATGATAGGAAGATGGTTAAATTAGCAAAATATCTAAAACCATTTATTGCATTAATATTGACTGCAATAATTTTGCTTTTTGTTCAGGTAATGTGTGATCTTTCATTGCCAGACTACATGTCTGATATTGTAAACATAGGTATTCAG contains these protein-coding regions:
- a CDS encoding response regulator transcription factor, with protein sequence MGYILVADDNTQISSILSEYIKKEGYTPIIAGNGEEAISKFNEFNPEIILLDVMMPSIDGFEVCREIRKTSNVPIIMVTARGEDFERIMGLDIGADDYIVKPFSPGEVMARVRAILRRIAKSDDKTSQVFSFDNLIINLDDYFVTVASQNVSLTKKEIELLWTLANNQNKVFSRDNLLNSLWGYDYFGDTRTVDSHIKRLRAKINKFQHDNWDITTIWGVGYKFEGLKNEK
- a CDS encoding MarR family winged helix-turn-helix transcriptional regulator, translating into MEETSKALEILRTFREVMKTLKKNIKCQYKEVNLTGAQGMMMGILAHNEKMKISDLSEKLNLSNSTVSGIVDRLEKQGLVERVRSKEDRRVVYVNITPEFKKIAEEKFKEAEKEIEIKMSRASDEELDRILQGLNSLKKILD
- a CDS encoding ATP-binding protein, producing the protein MKNRIAFKLTLYFTLALLVFLLIFSGIFIFLFKRNTVELNKIELEKRATKISETLSPIIEGNTIKVQGKGYGAYIKFLNDIAMADVWIVDENLNIITSGKGLHSQYSFSELPLNAENIVKDVFKGKTAFSESFSSILDTSVLTVGTPIISSNDIVIGVVLLHSPINGINLVIAKGIFILSLSVGIALIIAVLLSITFSVIFTKPLNKMNNTAIKLADGNYTVKNNIKQGDEIGTLANNMDILSDRLYLSSKESEKLEQLRRDFIANISHELRTPITVIRGSLEALNDEVVTEENQVKEYYKQMLNESINLQRLIGDLLDLSRLQNTEFKIEMLDVNIYDVINDIIRSAKNIAKSKNIELLLVNTATNCSICGDYGRLRQMFMTLLDNAIKFSPQNGHINITLSRNESLNISIKDEGIGIEKQDLPYLFERFYKTKAIENTNGTGLGLSIAKQIALRHNAKICVNSLKSKGSEFIVKFPLTILTIHK